In Stigmatopora argus isolate UIUO_Sarg chromosome 10, RoL_Sarg_1.0, whole genome shotgun sequence, the following proteins share a genomic window:
- the dmac2 gene encoding distal membrane-arm assembly complex protein 2 isoform X2 — MGFKPVGWPPVQRSVLLFLSQRFYDFEVVFKWIAWMKLRRLQTTNAYYSYTAGLYGPNVAAAYYALCLKGGLRFVGQSNWFRVDQRGKLDWDFLTYRDKQLEEVDMSHTLINHTGLSNLAGQQSLRTMSFRGCSEVDDWFLARLHLFQDSLKELDISYCPRITTGGLVALRNLKGLQRLNISGLPSISTPGLVTILLEEMLPECEIIASGYDHSLDPEGGQEKSSQG, encoded by the exons ATGGGCTTCAAACCCGTGGGTTGGCCTCCCGTGCAAAGAAGTGTGCTTCTCTTCCTCAGCCAGCGTTTTTATGACTTCGAGGTGGTCTTCAAATGGATCGCTTGGATGAAATTGCGAAGACTTCAGACGACGAATGc TTATTACAGCTACACCGCAGGCCTTTATGGGCCCAACGTTGCGGCAGCTTACTACGCCTTGTGTTTAAAAGGGGGGCTTCG ATTTGTTGGCCAATCCAATTGGTTCCGTGTAGACCAAAGGGGCAAGTTAGACTGGGACTTTTTGAcctacagagacaaacaacttGAGGAGGTAGACATGAGCCATACGCTCATCAACCACACTGGACTGTCCAATTTGG CGGGACAGCAGTCTTTGCGCACGATGTCCTTTCGAGGCTGCTCTGAGGTAGATGACTGGTTTTTGGCCAGGCTCCAcctgtttcaagattctctgaAGGAGCTGGACATATCATATTGTCCACGCATTACCACAGGTGGATTGGTTGCCCTGAGGAATCTGAA GGGACTGCAGCGTCTGAATATATCAGGCCTCCCAAGCATTTCGACTCCAGGATTGGTAACCATTTTGTTGGAGGAAATGTTACCAGAATGTGAGATCATTGCTTCTGGTTATGATCACAGTTTAGACCCAGAAGGAGGTCAGGAAAAGAGCAGCCAAGGGTAG
- the dmac2 gene encoding distal membrane-arm assembly complex protein 2 isoform X1, translated as MSATLVSLLGCCQRSSRVLVVKRSMGFKPVGWPPVQRSVLLFLSQRFYDFEVVFKWIAWMKLRRLQTTNAYYSYTAGLYGPNVAAAYYALCLKGGLRFVGQSNWFRVDQRGKLDWDFLTYRDKQLEEVDMSHTLINHTGLSNLAGQQSLRTMSFRGCSEVDDWFLARLHLFQDSLKELDISYCPRITTGGLVALRNLKGLQRLNISGLPSISTPGLVTILLEEMLPECEIIASGYDHSLDPEGGQEKSSQG; from the exons ATGTCTGCCACTTTGGTG TCTCTTCTAGGGTGCTGTCAGCGGTCATCTCGGGTTCTAGTTGTTAAGAGATCAATGGGCTTCAAACCCGTGGGTTGGCCTCCCGTGCAAAGAAGTGTGCTTCTCTTCCTCAGCCAGCGTTTTTATGACTTCGAGGTGGTCTTCAAATGGATCGCTTGGATGAAATTGCGAAGACTTCAGACGACGAATGc TTATTACAGCTACACCGCAGGCCTTTATGGGCCCAACGTTGCGGCAGCTTACTACGCCTTGTGTTTAAAAGGGGGGCTTCG ATTTGTTGGCCAATCCAATTGGTTCCGTGTAGACCAAAGGGGCAAGTTAGACTGGGACTTTTTGAcctacagagacaaacaacttGAGGAGGTAGACATGAGCCATACGCTCATCAACCACACTGGACTGTCCAATTTGG CGGGACAGCAGTCTTTGCGCACGATGTCCTTTCGAGGCTGCTCTGAGGTAGATGACTGGTTTTTGGCCAGGCTCCAcctgtttcaagattctctgaAGGAGCTGGACATATCATATTGTCCACGCATTACCACAGGTGGATTGGTTGCCCTGAGGAATCTGAA GGGACTGCAGCGTCTGAATATATCAGGCCTCCCAAGCATTTCGACTCCAGGATTGGTAACCATTTTGTTGGAGGAAATGTTACCAGAATGTGAGATCATTGCTTCTGGTTATGATCACAGTTTAGACCCAGAAGGAGGTCAGGAAAAGAGCAGCCAAGGGTAG